The region TTTGGTTTGGTGGCGGACAGGTAGTGCAAAATTCAGGGATTTCTGTAGGTATGATTATGGGGTTTATTCAATATGCACAAATGCTTTTTAGACCTTTGCGCCAAATTGCAGATAAATTTAATCAATTACAAATGGGCATTGTGGCAGGTGAACGGGTTTTTAAAGTGATTGATACAAAAAGTAGTATTGTTAAAAACGGAACAGTTTTAGCAAATAATCTAAAAGGAGATATCAATTTTAAAAATGTTAGATTTAGTTATTTAAAAAATGAGGAGGTTTTAAAAGGAATTTCTTTGGATGTAAAAAGTGGACAAACCATTGCTATTGTTGGTGCTACAGGTGCAGGAAAATCTACCATTATTAATTTAATAAATCGTTTTTACGAGATAGACAGTGGCACCATTTCTATTGATGATGTTTCTCTTGACGACTATACTTTAGAGAGCCTTCGAAATCAAGTAGCGATTGTGTTGCAAGATGTATTTTTATTTTCAGATTCTATTCTAAATAATATTACTTTAAAAGATGAGAATATCACCATAAAAGAAGTTGAAGAAGCCGCGAAACAGATTGGTATTCATGATTTTATTTTAACACTTCCAGGTGGGTATCATTATAATGTAAAAGAAAGAGGGGCGATGTTATCTTCAGGTCAAAGACAACTTATTGCTTTTTTACGAGCATATGTAAGCAAACCTAGTATTTTAATTTTAGATGAAGCCACCTCTTCTGTAGATGCCAATGCCGAGCAGATGATTCAATTTGCGACAGAAACCATTACAAAAGATAGGACATCAATTATCATTGCACATCGATTAGCCACTATTAAAAAAGCGGATAAAATTATTGTAATGGATAATGGTCTTATTGTTGAAGAAGGCTCTCATCAAAAATTGTTAGAAAAGGAAAACGGGTATTATAAAAATTTGTTCGATAAACAATTTAGTTTAGATGTTGCCTCTTAACGGGTTACATTAAATCATTCTTAAGTTTTTCGTTGAGTTCATCTAAAGTAGAATATAAAACAAATTCACCATCTTTTATATAAGAAATTTCGCCAGTTTCTTCGGAAACTAATAAGCAAACGGCATCGGTTTTTTCACTAGCACCAATAGCTGCTCTGTGTCTTAAGCCAAATCTTGCAGGTATTTTTGTGCTGTCAGAAATGGGTAATACAACTCGTGTAGCTACTACATAATTATCTCTGATAATCGTTGCTCCGTCGTGTAAAGGGCTGTTTTTAAAGAAAATACTTTGTAGTAGTGCTTCGTTTACAAGTGCATTCATAGTATCTCCTGTATTGATTAAAAAGTCTAAACTGTTGGTGCGTTCAATTACAATTAAAGCGCCCGTTTTACTTTTAGACATGTTGCTACAGGCCTTTAAAATTTTATCGGTATCTACTTCAGACGTAATTTCTGATTGTAAAAATTTTAATTGCTTTAAAAAACTTTTTTTGTTAGAAAAATTGGTGGTGCCAATCATCAATAAAAACTTTCTTATTTCTTGTTGAAAAACAATGATCAAAGCAATCACCCCTCCTGATAGTAAATAGCCTAAAATACCACTTAACATTTCCATTTTTAGTGCTTGCGTTATTTTCCAAATTAGAAATATAAGTGCAATTCCGATAAAAATATTAATAGCTACTGTGCCTTTTAATAATTTATAAATATAGTAGAGTAGCAGCGCGACTAGTAAAATATCTAGCACATCTAAAAAAGAAAAAGGTACAAAATCTAACATATAAATAGAATGATTTGGGTAAAAGTACTAATAAAATTTTTGAGTGCACTATCCGTTTTTTCTTAATGAATCTCAATTTTGAAAAATAGAAAAGTTATGCATTTAAAATTATTAGCGAAACAGTTCTAGCTGTTAATTATGTTTATCTGGTCTGTTATCAATTTAATTCTAGAATGTTGTGTTTATAAATTCAATTATTCGTTGAATTCATCTCCGTATGTAGCGAAATCTCAATTTATTTGAAAATAATTCTTAAAAACAGATCCTCAAATTTTTGTTTTATAATGTCATTTTAAAAAGTATGTAAAACAGTTTAGCTGAACTGGCAGCGTCAAAAGACACTTTAACAAAAGTATTTTTTAATAACTCTTTTTTGTTTTGTAGCTTTAGCAAATAAATTAAACTAATCTATACATGAAAAAATATTTTATACTGTACGTCTTTAGTCTTTTTGTTTTTGCTGCCTGTAATTCATCGAAAGAAACAGAAGAAAAAAAAGACACTTATGTTGTCGATAATTATACAAAGCAAGAAGTTGATATTGTTATGAGAGATGGCGTTAAACTTCATACAACAATTTATGCTCCGAAAAATACAAGTAAAGAATACCCAATTTTAATGCAAAGAACTCCCTACAGTTCTAGACCGTATGGCGATGATATGAGAACAAGGATTGGCCCGAATGTACATTTAATGAAAGAAGGAAATATTGTTGTGTACCAAGATGTTCGCGGACGTTGGATGAGTGAAGGCGTTTATGATAATATGCGTGCTTACATTCCGAATAAAGCCGAGAATCAATCTGATGAAGTGTCAGATACCTATGATACCATTGACTGGCTGGTAAAAAATGTTGAAAACAATAATGGAAACGTGGGTACTTGGGGAATTTCATATCCTGGTCATTATGCAACAATTTCTGCAATAGATGCACATCCTGCGTTAAAGGCAGCTTCTCCGCAAGCCTGTATTGGAGATTTCTTTTTTGATGATTTTCATCATAATGGTGCTTTTTTATTGAGTTATTTTAGAGCTATTCCTTTGTTCGGTACTTATAAAGATACACCTACAGATTCTGCTTGGTATTCTTTACCAAAAATGAATTCACAAGACCAATATCAGTTTTTCTTAGACAAAGGTCCTTTAAAAAATTTGAACGAATATTTTCAATATGATCAATTAGATGTTAGTACAACAGCTTCTAAAGATAGAATTGATGACTTT is a window of Polaribacter litorisediminis DNA encoding:
- the cdaA gene encoding diadenylate cyclase CdaA, producing MLDFVPFSFLDVLDILLVALLLYYIYKLLKGTVAINIFIGIALIFLIWKITQALKMEMLSGILGYLLSGGVIALIIVFQQEIRKFLLMIGTTNFSNKKSFLKQLKFLQSEITSEVDTDKILKACSNMSKSKTGALIVIERTNSLDFLINTGDTMNALVNEALLQSIFFKNSPLHDGATIIRDNYVVATRVVLPISDSTKIPARFGLRHRAAIGASEKTDAVCLLVSEETGEISYIKDGEFVLYSTLDELNEKLKNDLM
- a CDS encoding ABC transporter ATP-binding protein — encoded protein: MGEKSGNAFDMQIFSRLMSFAKRYRLYFFIASSSTILLALFSVLSPYILINTVDEYILSKDKVGLLNYTLLMLGVLMVEVLLQFIFIYFANWVGQHIIRDIRAKIFRHILQFKMSYFDTNSVGRLVTRVVSDIETIAAFFSNGVFTILSDILKMFAVTVVMLILNWKLALITLAILPILVYATKLFQVAIKETFQEVRNQVANLNGFVQERVTGMKIVQLFNREEIEYENFKEINSKHKQAHIKTIWYYSVFFPIAEILSSIGIGLIVWFGGGQVVQNSGISVGMIMGFIQYAQMLFRPLRQIADKFNQLQMGIVAGERVFKVIDTKSSIVKNGTVLANNLKGDINFKNVRFSYLKNEEVLKGISLDVKSGQTIAIVGATGAGKSTIINLINRFYEIDSGTISIDDVSLDDYTLESLRNQVAIVLQDVFLFSDSILNNITLKDENITIKEVEEAAKQIGIHDFILTLPGGYHYNVKERGAMLSSGQRQLIAFLRAYVSKPSILILDEATSSVDANAEQMIQFATETITKDRTSIIIAHRLATIKKADKIIVMDNGLIVEEGSHQKLLEKENGYYKNLFDKQFSLDVAS